The DNA region TAAGGGATAAAGTGGTTGCTGCTTATCCGTTTCGTCATAAGCAGGCCGGGGTTTGGTCAAAAAGATTTCCTCGTTCGCATTGATATTGGCAATCTTTGTGGCATACAAATCATTAAAAGAAAGAGCAAAAATGAAGTGGATATCTATTGCAACAGTCTTAGTTCTAATGCTTTCTGTGGAATGCACTGCACAGATCACTATTAAAACAGAGTATTTCGGTACATCGGCTTATCGGGATGAACACAATCAGAAAGTGGGTAACAGTAAAGGTTCCGCCATGGTCTATCACGGAAGTGCCAGTCTGCCTTTGTCGATGAAAAAGAACGAAAGCAATCAGCCTACGATATGGGGTATCGGGCTTTCGGGCGATTATGCGTCTTTGAATAATAAGAATATTGCAAAGTCTCTTGTGTTGTCCGAGATTCTGAATTTGCAAATGTCGCTTTTCCATGTGCGGCCTTTGAGTGAGAAATGGTCGATGATGGCAAGCGTCGGTGTCGGCGTGTATACGGATGATACACGGTTTTCGCATTTACGTTTCCGAAACGTATTGGGAAGTGCGGGGTTGGTCTTTGTCAGGCGTATACTCCCTAATCTGGAACTGGGTGCGGGTTTGGCATTGAACAATGCTTTCGGTTATCCTATGGCGTTTCCTGCATTATACGTAAACTGGAATTATGGGCATAAACTGACTTGCAGCTTTTCGGCTTTGGATGGAGCTAACCTTGCGGTTGGGTATAATGTGGACAAAACGTTCAGCATCAGTTTCATTACGGAAATGGGTGGGCAGATGGCTTTGACAGAGTTGAATGGTGATGATAAGATTTTTACGCATCAGTACATTGTGGTAGGTTTCCGTCCTGAATTCAAGGTTTCCAAGCATATTTCTTTGCCTGTTACGGTGGGGATAAATGCGGTACGCAATGCTTATTATGATGGCAGAAGCTTGTCGGCATTCTTTAAGGCGATGGGGAGGGAATATGATCCTTGTTTCCAGATAGCACCGTATTTCTCGGTAAGTATTGTATTGCAGTAAGTTGTATTTCCGAAAACATTGTTATCTTTGTACTTGTAAACGAAAAGCATAGGAGGCTACCTGATGAAAACTACAGAAGAAATTCTTAAT from Bacteroides sp. MSB163 includes:
- a CDS encoding DUF6268 family outer membrane beta-barrel protein; the encoded protein is MKWISIATVLVLMLSVECTAQITIKTEYFGTSAYRDEHNQKVGNSKGSAMVYHGSASLPLSMKKNESNQPTIWGIGLSGDYASLNNKNIAKSLVLSEILNLQMSLFHVRPLSEKWSMMASVGVGVYTDDTRFSHLRFRNVLGSAGLVFVRRILPNLELGAGLALNNAFGYPMAFPALYVNWNYGHKLTCSFSALDGANLAVGYNVDKTFSISFITEMGGQMALTELNGDDKIFTHQYIVVGFRPEFKVSKHISLPVTVGINAVRNAYYDGRSLSAFFKAMGREYDPCFQIAPYFSVSIVLQ